The Pungitius pungitius chromosome 4, fPunPun2.1, whole genome shotgun sequence nucleotide sequence CATTGAAGATGTGTAAGTGATTTATTAAGGTCTTTAAAAGCCATGCCAACTTGTAAACCTATACAAGGCGTGCCTGATTGTAAAGGTTATGAGGTTTTTACATGAACACAGATTTTCTAGAGAACatctaaatgaaaaaatgtatccCACTTACTCAAGTTGTGTCAAAGGGGACCGTAGGTGTTTCACTTTCTTAACAAAGGGCTTAGAATGATTTAAGAAATGTCTTAGCGCAGCTGAAGTGTCTGACGAGTGCTGTGACTATTGCCCAGCTGATGAGTCGTGGTAAGGTCTATCCTTCAGCTGGATCCCATGGATAGAAAGATCATGAAGGTAAATGTTGCTCAATGAAAAAGAGGCAGGGAGACGGGCCACAAAAGGTCCCAGCCTCTCTGAAGGCCACATTCCCGTTGAGTAATATTAGAGTATGGCATTCATGAAAAGCCATAGCAAGGTGTCACACTTTGTCTGACACAGTTTCTGCTTACAGCTGGGCCTGCCTTGTTTGTCGACTCTGTCGGCTTTTGGtcggtgtttaaaaaaaatgaagcccaAAAGTCTCAAGCGACATTGCTTCCCAGGCCCCCCTTGGGAGGAGCTATTGTCCAGGCCAGGAAGCCTCCCCAGCCCCGCAGGTATAGAATAACAAGGCTTTATATGCAGCTACCTATAGATGGGAACGAGGCAAGGCAAAACCTGAACATCCAAAATAGTCCCAATGCTGCTTGGGACCATTTTTACATTGATGGTTGTGttgcagcaacaggtgcagcacTTGAACAAATGAGCTATAGCAGGGACAGAGGATAATGTCCAACGTCGAGGGACATGGAcagaggggtgggggtgctGGGTACAACTCTTAAGGCACACCACACACTAAGCTGTAATGAACCAGCCACACCTGTCTACAACTGCTATCCATCGGAGAAATACGGCACAGCAGGCTGTTATCTGCTGTCACAAGTCCCAATATGAGATGTAGTACTAAAAGCTACGATTAACACTACAAAAAGGTCACACCAGTTACAGTGTATCAACATTATCATGgattttatttgactgtttatctgttgttattattattaggagGCAAtgggtaaaaaataaagtgtgatCAAGAAAAAGTAGAGAAGCACATTGGTCCTGGGTCCAGCTTTTTGTCACTTGTTTTTGAAATCAAAAcatgctgttgtgtgtgtcaggctTCACAAAGATGTGGCCCAAAGAAAAATGGAACCTGAGACTTCATCagctgaaataataataatgatccgTTCAACTACTACAACCGTGGTTTAcctttaaatataaaaacttgTTGGGCATTTTAGGTTGGGTTGCTTCATGACGtccaaacattgtttttaacaCAGGAGCTCATAAGGACTTTACATTACTAATACATGACTAACACACATATGTATCTCTCTAATTTACTATAATAACACTTATTTTCCAGAAGGAAGAGAAAAGTGCTCCATTCTAAAACAGAGAAGACAAACTTTagagacatgttagaacaaATCAAAGAAGGGTTGGAACAAATGAGCCAGTTGCTTCATTGGGTCAGTCccatcatgttttatattggaaCCAGGTGGTGAGTGAAAACTATgaaacaaacagcaacattGGTAAAATGCAGAAATAGAATTATCAATAACTTACAACACAGGCACCAAATAAATATTCATCTCAttagtaaaaatataaaaagtccaTCTTTCAGTTGACTAGCAGTAGACATCACATGGTAACACACGCCTCACATTGACTTCTCCTAATGTGAATCTGACAAAAAGTGCTTTGCTGATTAAAGTCCTCTCTTCAATATTTGTTAGCACTTCAATTAGGAAATATATTGTATTAGATCCTGTTTGTGAAAAGAAACGCTATGATGTACATGCATACCATAATTACAATAGAACCACGTTAAAAGGGTTTTTGATCCGTGTGATGTTGATggtaaaattatttattttacaaaagtaGAACTTCAACTATATTAATACATCTGTTTACATgataaaagcatttaaaaaaatatgtcaaaatcTGAAAGTGGTAGATtatttagctgtgtgtgtgtgtgtgtgtgtgtgtgtgtgagtgagtgtgtgtgtcaaagtctCCTGAAAGTTAGTTTTGATCGGCCCTACATTTGCCCCAACGCtgtgcctttttttctcctctggattttcttttctccgtGCATCAACATACTTCTGCTAATCCACCAGGCAGAATCCGAACAGTTTCTTCACATCCTCCGCGGCTATCAAGCTACAGTATGTGCCGAGACCAGGGGTCCACGTTTGAGTCACAGGGCAACGGGGTAAACTCCCGCCATATAAATCTGCTCAGTCATCTGGCCGCAGGCCCCGGCCTTTCCTGGCGCGATGTCTGCGTCGGCGCCGCTCTCCTCCGGTGACGTTCGTGACCATCTCGTGGTCCGTGAGTCCGAGCACACGCGGCAGGAAAAGTGATGCTTTGTCCGTACTCCGGGTTTTGAACCCTCGCCGCGGCCTCCCTTTGCCGTTGATGGAAACGTACCACTGCCGCTTGACACTGGCACGCCGCTTACTGCCGCTTcccagcggcagcggcagctcgGTGGAGTGGTGGCACGACGCGTAGGTGTTGTACCCCAACTCATGGATCCGCTCCACAAACTCACACTCTTTGTTGAACACTTCCTGGGGGGACGAGAGAGGAGGAAACGGTCAGGCACATTTGTCTCGCAGCTTGTGTATGGTTTCACAGGGCGACCTCTGAAAGGCACTAAGAGGGTTTCTAGCAGCAGCCTCTGCCACTGTCAGCACTACAATAACACAGTTTAGGCTAGGCCAGATTAGAGTCACAGCCTTCACCAAGACCTCTGTGCCATGTGTTAGCAGCATCTGTGTGGTGAAGAAAAGGTATCACAATAAAGGATGAGATAACATCTGTACCCACCGAAGCATACAGCTTGCCTTTATCATTCATGGCCAGATATCTGCTGGAGAAAAGCCCTTTTATGGCCACAACGCCCACGTCCACCGCTGTAATTTCCATAATGCCTGCAAAACAGAGAAACATCTGATAAacaaataattcaattcaattatttttatttgtaaagcCCTATATTGCAAATGACACATTTGCCTCCgaaggctttacagtctgaaTCATGCGACATCC carries:
- the fgf3 gene encoding fibroblast growth factor 3, coding for MLMISLLVLLSVLQPVCLQARCSTGQAGQPRQRRDAGGRGGVYEHLGGAPRRRKLYCATKYHLQIHPNGTINGSLEENNKYSIMEITAVDVGVVAIKGLFSSRYLAMNDKGKLYASEVFNKECEFVERIHELGYNTYASCHHSTELPLPLGSGSKRRASVKRQWYVSINGKGRPRRGFKTRSTDKASLFLPRVLGLTDHEMVTNVTGGERRRRRHRARKGRGLRPDD